A DNA window from Halomicrobium mukohataei DSM 12286 contains the following coding sequences:
- a CDS encoding permease, whose translation MLSPSLSNALLDSWNYFLHLAFLLVPLFIGASFLVGLAQEYLPPEKVERKLRGHDEGTGNVAAAGLGAVTPFCSCSTVPVLAGLLRAGAPLGLAFSFLLASPLVNEIAVLLLIGLFGIEVTVWYVLITFLAAVLGGIVIGRLGLADHVKEVHITDSTGQTVADGGTVDCCAGGAANTEQTHRQHFESAAREAWSFFVDTLPYLVLGMVLGALIHGVVPVEIVRTVLGPENPLSVPLAALVGAPVYVSLSGMLPIAASLSEQGIAVGTVLAFVIGGAGVSIPNLILLNKLFKRRLLLVYAGTVVTIGVVVGVVFNSLIV comes from the coding sequence ATGCTCTCACCGAGCCTCAGCAACGCGCTCCTGGACTCGTGGAACTACTTTCTCCACCTCGCGTTCCTCCTCGTCCCGTTGTTCATCGGGGCGTCGTTCCTCGTCGGATTAGCACAGGAGTATCTCCCACCGGAGAAAGTCGAGCGGAAACTCCGCGGCCACGATGAAGGTACCGGTAACGTCGCTGCCGCCGGACTGGGCGCGGTGACGCCGTTCTGCTCGTGCTCGACCGTCCCTGTCTTGGCCGGATTGCTTCGGGCGGGTGCGCCGCTCGGACTGGCCTTCTCGTTCCTCCTCGCTTCGCCACTCGTCAACGAAATCGCCGTACTGTTGCTAATCGGGCTGTTCGGAATCGAAGTAACCGTCTGGTACGTCCTCATAACGTTTCTCGCAGCCGTTCTCGGCGGAATCGTTATCGGTCGGCTGGGCTTGGCCGACCACGTCAAGGAAGTCCACATTACGGATAGTACAGGTCAGACCGTTGCGGACGGCGGAACAGTCGACTGCTGTGCCGGCGGAGCGGCGAATACGGAGCAAACGCACCGGCAGCATTTCGAATCGGCCGCGCGTGAAGCGTGGTCGTTCTTCGTCGATACCCTTCCGTATCTTGTCCTCGGGATGGTTCTCGGAGCATTAATTCACGGCGTCGTCCCCGTCGAGATAGTTCGAACCGTGCTCGGTCCGGAGAACCCACTCTCCGTGCCACTGGCCGCACTCGTCGGGGCTCCAGTCTACGTCAGCCTCAGTGGAATGCTCCCCATTGCGGCCTCCCTCAGCGAACAGGGAATCGCCGTTGGAACCGTGCTCGCGTTCGTCATCGGTGGAGCCGGTGTGAGTATCCCGAACCTGATTCTCCTGAACAAGCTGTTCAAGCGCCGACTATTGCTCGTCTACGCTGGAACCGTCGTCACAATCGGTGTTGTCGTAGGTGTCGTGTTCAACTCCCTCATCGTGTAA
- a CDS encoding ArsR/SmtB family transcription factor, producing MSDADPSHDEAYSALERLYDDPEERIAALRDIRTSEQDVTDQEAVFKALGNEDRLRVLSALRESECCGCELQIVLDAPQSTVATHLRKLREAGLVKSRKKGKWSYYRIADTAVFDLLDLAQAIEGDD from the coding sequence ATGTCTGATGCAGATCCATCACACGACGAGGCCTACAGCGCACTTGAACGGTTGTACGACGACCCGGAGGAACGGATCGCCGCCTTACGGGATATTCGGACATCCGAACAAGATGTCACCGATCAGGAGGCAGTGTTCAAGGCCCTCGGGAATGAGGATCGCCTCCGCGTTCTCAGCGCACTCCGGGAATCAGAGTGCTGTGGATGTGAGTTGCAGATCGTGCTCGACGCCCCCCAATCCACCGTCGCTACCCACCTCCGGAAGCTGAGAGAGGCCGGGCTGGTCAAATCCCGCAAGAAGGGCAAGTGGAGCTACTACCGCATCGCCGACACCGCGGTCTTCGACCTGCTCGACCTCGCCCAGGCCATTGAGGGAGACGATTGA
- a CDS encoding tyrosine-type recombinase/integrase, with protein MSSDTDAVDASEDPVGYFLDDMTYHGKTDRTREYYERVLREFESFLDSGARPVGLAEATHRDCMAYVHGLRDEQSDSTVATYASYLHRFYAYMNQVGTFEENPMALVMEEMDETIDTDPQRREIPIPAMRSFVRDIGHPLERAVVVTLLKTGMRAGELCNLDVRDLHLSECAVTAGTAIRPQLEERPDSLFVSAEPARGAVVNGEERTASNKRKRDTTVPVDAELGDVLERWLAVRPDPRSTAEPLFTSTSGDWGKRLTPDMVHHVVERHARDRGWYQDGGDAAQNVTPHYFRHFFTTHLRDRTGDRGIVKYLRGDVAQDVIDTYTHEWGDRVRTVYDEHVYDIC; from the coding sequence CGACGCGAGCGAGGATCCGGTCGGCTACTTCCTGGACGATATGACCTACCACGGAAAGACGGATCGAACGCGGGAGTACTACGAGCGCGTGCTCCGGGAGTTCGAGTCCTTCCTCGACAGCGGAGCCCGGCCGGTCGGACTGGCCGAAGCGACCCATCGAGACTGTATGGCGTACGTCCACGGGCTCAGAGACGAGCAGAGTGACTCGACCGTCGCGACGTACGCCTCATACTTGCATCGGTTCTACGCCTACATGAATCAGGTCGGAACCTTCGAGGAGAATCCGATGGCGCTGGTGATGGAGGAGATGGACGAGACGATCGACACCGACCCCCAGCGCCGAGAGATCCCTATCCCGGCGATGCGATCGTTCGTCCGGGACATCGGCCATCCCCTGGAGCGAGCGGTCGTCGTGACGCTGTTGAAGACCGGGATGCGTGCGGGCGAGCTCTGTAATCTCGACGTTCGTGACCTGCACCTGTCGGAGTGTGCGGTCACGGCGGGGACTGCGATTCGGCCACAGCTCGAAGAGCGCCCCGATTCGCTGTTCGTCTCGGCCGAGCCGGCGCGTGGCGCGGTCGTCAACGGCGAAGAGCGGACGGCCTCGAACAAGCGAAAACGGGACACGACGGTCCCCGTCGACGCGGAACTGGGCGACGTACTCGAACGGTGGCTGGCCGTCCGCCCAGATCCGAGATCGACCGCAGAGCCGCTGTTCACGTCGACGAGCGGAGACTGGGGGAAACGACTCACGCCGGACATGGTCCACCACGTCGTCGAACGCCACGCACGCGACCGGGGCTGGTACCAGGACGGCGGCGATGCGGCCCAGAACGTGACGCCGCACTACTTCAGGCACTTCTTCACGACACACCTCCGGGATCGAACTGGTGATCGCGGGATCGTGAAGTACCTGCGCGGCGACGTGGCCCAGGACGTGATCGACACGTACACCCACGAGTGGGGCGACCGCGTTCGCACCGTCTACGACGAGCACGTGTACGATATCTGTTAG